The Halogranum gelatinilyticum genome contains a region encoding:
- a CDS encoding LysE family translocator, translating to MAGIVPDPQTLALYLGAAVALILAPGPDTVYVLTRGIQSRAAGVRSALGVSTGVLLHTLAAALGLAALLRAAPTAYSLVKYVGAAYLVYLGVQAVRNDEFALDDATETTNSYLRGVAVNALNPKVALFFLAFLPQFAGDGPDATARMALLGFLYAVVTAGYLSAVALASNRARRLVATDRLREKLQWGAGSVFVLLGLSVALDA from the coding sequence ATGGCCGGTATCGTCCCCGACCCACAGACGCTCGCGCTCTACCTCGGCGCGGCCGTCGCGCTCATCCTCGCGCCCGGTCCCGACACGGTCTACGTGTTGACCCGAGGAATCCAGAGCCGCGCCGCGGGTGTCCGCTCGGCACTCGGCGTCTCCACGGGTGTCCTGCTCCACACCCTCGCCGCCGCACTCGGTCTCGCCGCGCTCCTCCGGGCCGCGCCGACGGCCTACAGCCTCGTCAAGTACGTCGGCGCGGCCTACCTCGTCTACCTCGGGGTGCAGGCCGTCCGAAACGACGAATTCGCCCTCGACGACGCGACGGAGACGACGAACAGCTACCTCCGAGGCGTCGCCGTCAACGCGCTCAACCCGAAGGTCGCGCTGTTCTTCCTCGCTTTCCTGCCGCAGTTCGCCGGAGACGGCCCGGACGCGACCGCCCGGATGGCCCTGCTCGGCTTCCTGTACGCTGTCGTCACCGCGGGCTATCTCTCTGCGGTCGCGCTCGCCTCGAACCGTGCGCGACGACTCGTCGCCACCGACCGCCTCCGCGAGAAACTGCAGTGGGGAGCTGGCAGCGTGTTCGTCCTCCTCGGTCTCTCCGTCGCGCTGGACGCCTAA